A region from the Deltaproteobacteria bacterium genome encodes:
- a CDS encoding HD domain-containing protein — MKFREKILVVDPDSTVRESLVSLFESQEFGVTSARDAAEAMSILETEFIALVIVDTHLPKTGGFALMDYVQASHPGVDCVVTTAYNDFEIAQKAMEKGAYDFVVKPFHSYSMLMSVQRAIEKRRLALENRDFQTNLEKKMKEQLLSLRLRNEEKQNLINNTINSLVHTLEAKDKYTEGHSRRVADTALAVAKRLGLSPRDQEELHLAGLFHDIGKIGVRESVLHKEGKLTPEEYEIIKEHVVIGVKILEQIPQFRRISMIVRHHHEFYDGSGYPDGLAGADIPLGGRILAVCDAYDAMTSDRPYRRALSDEDACRIIIRNAGLQFDPDLVDVFLRAIGVEKEKAS; from the coding sequence TCGATCCGGACTCCACCGTGCGCGAGAGTCTGGTGAGCCTGTTCGAGTCGCAGGAGTTTGGCGTGACCTCCGCGCGCGACGCGGCCGAGGCGATGAGCATTCTCGAGACGGAGTTCATCGCCCTCGTCATCGTCGATACGCACCTGCCGAAGACGGGTGGATTCGCGTTGATGGACTACGTGCAGGCGTCACACCCCGGCGTGGACTGCGTGGTGACGACGGCCTACAACGACTTCGAGATCGCGCAAAAGGCGATGGAAAAGGGCGCGTACGACTTCGTCGTCAAGCCTTTCCACAGCTATTCCATGCTCATGTCGGTCCAGCGCGCCATCGAAAAGCGCCGGCTCGCCCTCGAAAACCGCGATTTCCAGACGAATCTCGAAAAGAAGATGAAGGAACAGCTCCTGTCGCTGCGTCTGCGCAACGAGGAGAAGCAGAACCTCATCAACAACACGATCAACAGCCTCGTCCACACGCTCGAAGCCAAGGACAAGTACACCGAGGGTCACTCGCGGCGCGTGGCGGACACGGCGCTGGCGGTGGCGAAGCGGCTCGGCCTGTCGCCGCGCGATCAGGAGGAGCTGCATCTCGCCGGGCTCTTCCACGACATCGGCAAGATCGGCGTGCGCGAGTCGGTGCTCCACAAAGAGGGCAAGCTGACGCCCGAGGAGTACGAGATCATCAAGGAGCACGTGGTCATCGGCGTGAAGATCCTCGAACAGATCCCGCAGTTTCGGCGGATTTCGATGATCGTGCGTCACCACCACGAGTTTTACGATGGCAGCGGCTATCCGGACGGCCTCGCCGGGGCGGACATCCCGCTCGGCGGACGCATCCTCGCGGTTTGCGACGCCTACGACGCCATGACGTCGGATCGTCCCTACCGCCGCGCGCTGTCCGACGAAGACGCCTGCCGGATCATCATCCGCAACGCCGGCCTCCAGTTCGATCCCGATCTGGTCGATGTTTTCCTGCGCGCCATTGGTGTCGAGAAGGAAAAGGCGTCGTAA